The following proteins are encoded in a genomic region of Sulfurospirillum arsenophilum NBRC 109478:
- a CDS encoding cupin domain-containing protein, giving the protein MITKHKNAQPRTFLGVDFILLSHGEKSMVTKMLYKITDNVPKHAHPNEQSGYVVSGKYRLTFNDFDEVLETGDSYTIPENVPHSLEILEAGEVVDVFTPPREDYL; this is encoded by the coding sequence ATGATTACAAAACACAAAAATGCACAACCACGGACATTTTTAGGAGTAGATTTTATTTTGTTGTCGCATGGAGAAAAATCTATGGTGACCAAAATGCTGTATAAAATAACTGATAATGTCCCAAAACACGCACACCCCAATGAGCAAAGTGGATATGTCGTTTCAGGAAAATACAGACTTACCTTTAATGATTTTGATGAAGTGTTAGAAACAGGAGATAGCTATACCATCCCAGAAAATGTTCCCCATAGCCTCGAAATTCTTGAAGCAGGTGAAGTAGTTGATGTATTTACGCCACCACGAGAAGATTATCTATAG
- a CDS encoding DEAD/DEAH box helicase, with translation MPFSTLKLCPEIQQALAEVGYTQPTFIQEKVIPLVLERKDVMARAQTGSGKSASFVLPMLELWSASKGEGKAKIKALVLTPTRELTVQVAESFVTFGKFLHVKPKVVSVIGGEKIGEQLYDIQQGCDIVVATSGRLLDIMSKKQIDLSRVEFFVLDEADKMLDLGFEQELSSILEALPAKRQNLLFSATYPEKMQMIASKITKEAVEVSIEAEAPTVELIKQRALEVNKENRAPLLRQLLRENKWELVLVFMANKRAADNIAVKFRKHGFLAESFHGDLLQEDRSWTLKSFKERKIRVLFSTDIASRGLDIDDVSCVINFDLPRATEDYIHRIGRTGRAGKEGLAISFIDHEDKAHFALIQKRCGVKLETEQIKGFELTGVTPQKEKGSAPIKGKRKSKKDKLREQAGQA, from the coding sequence ATGCCATTTTCTACTCTCAAATTATGCCCAGAAATCCAACAAGCCCTCGCTGAAGTTGGCTATACACAACCAACTTTCATTCAAGAAAAAGTGATTCCCCTTGTTTTGGAGCGAAAAGATGTGATGGCAAGAGCGCAGACGGGAAGTGGCAAAAGTGCTTCGTTTGTGCTGCCGATGTTGGAACTTTGGAGTGCAAGTAAAGGCGAGGGAAAAGCGAAGATCAAGGCATTGGTTTTAACGCCTACGAGGGAGCTTACGGTACAAGTCGCGGAGTCGTTTGTCACCTTTGGAAAATTCTTACATGTAAAACCCAAAGTGGTGAGTGTCATCGGTGGAGAGAAGATCGGTGAGCAACTTTACGACATTCAACAAGGGTGTGACATCGTGGTTGCAACTTCAGGACGACTACTTGACATCATGAGCAAAAAGCAGATTGATCTTTCTCGTGTTGAGTTCTTTGTACTCGATGAAGCGGACAAGATGCTCGATCTTGGTTTTGAGCAAGAGTTAAGTTCTATTCTTGAAGCCTTACCAGCCAAACGACAAAATCTTCTTTTCTCAGCGACTTACCCAGAAAAAATGCAGATGATTGCCTCTAAGATCACCAAAGAGGCAGTAGAGGTGAGCATTGAAGCGGAAGCGCCAACGGTTGAGCTTATCAAGCAGAGAGCCCTTGAAGTCAATAAAGAGAACCGAGCACCACTTCTGCGCCAATTACTACGTGAAAACAAATGGGAACTGGTTTTGGTTTTTATGGCAAACAAACGCGCTGCCGATAACATCGCTGTGAAGTTTCGCAAGCACGGGTTTTTGGCGGAATCGTTTCATGGTGATTTGCTTCAAGAAGACCGTTCATGGACGTTAAAGTCCTTTAAAGAGCGAAAGATTCGCGTTTTGTTTTCCACGGACATCGCTTCGCGTGGGCTTGACATCGACGATGTGAGCTGTGTCATCAACTTCGATTTGCCACGTGCAACCGAAGACTACATCCACCGCATTGGGCGAACAGGGCGTGCGGGAAAAGAAGGCTTGGCGATTTCGTTTATCGACCATGAAGACAAAGCGCATTTTGCACTCATCCAAAAACGCTGTGGTGTGAAGCTTGAAACAGAGCAGATCAAAGGGTTTGAACTGACAGGCGTTACTCCCCAAAAAGAGAAAGGGAGTGCGCCTATCAAAGGCAAACGCAAGAGTAAAAAAGACAAGTTAAGAGAGCAGGCTGGGCAAGCCTGA
- the hcp gene encoding hydroxylamine reductase, with translation MSLNMLCDQCSMSAINGCGSKGQDIGTCGKDANLAKLQDIMIYGLKGLSAYRTHANEFGANTKEVDDVIAQTLYFTLTNVNFNFDDHIAQLMKIGSAGVRMMDILSDAHTSHLGVPTPVQISQNRAEGKAILVSGHNLDMFLELLKQTEGKGINVYTHSEMLPAHAYPELKKYPHLKGNIGKSWFDQTKLFEEWGGTIIVNTNCIVPPKSNSTYIDRLYTYDIVGIKEGKKIQNNDFSEVIAQTLALPDVTGFDSEETLVTGHHYKTILGLAPQILEAVQAGKISQFFVIAGCDAPGSGGEYYRKMAESLPNDCVILTSSCGKFRFNDIDFGTVADTGIPRYLDLGQCNDSNGAVHIALALAGALGVTVHDLPVSIVLSWMEQKAVLILLGLFSLGIKNIYLGPKPPQFVTDDIFAFLQENFNLHLTDDAASDVEKLLLKKPA, from the coding sequence ATGTCTTTAAATATGTTATGTGATCAATGCTCTATGAGTGCCATCAATGGCTGTGGTTCTAAAGGTCAAGATATAGGAACGTGTGGCAAAGATGCCAACTTGGCAAAACTTCAAGACATCATGATTTACGGTCTTAAAGGTCTTAGTGCTTATAGAACACATGCGAATGAATTTGGTGCCAATACCAAAGAAGTCGATGACGTCATCGCTCAAACACTATACTTCACCCTTACCAACGTCAACTTCAACTTTGACGATCATATCGCTCAACTGATGAAAATCGGCTCTGCGGGTGTTAGAATGATGGACATCTTAAGTGATGCACACACTTCTCACCTTGGCGTTCCAACCCCTGTTCAAATCAGTCAAAACAGAGCTGAAGGTAAAGCGATCTTAGTAAGCGGTCACAACCTTGACATGTTCTTAGAGCTTTTGAAACAAACAGAAGGTAAAGGCATCAATGTTTATACGCATTCAGAAATGCTTCCAGCACATGCGTATCCAGAGCTTAAAAAATACCCTCACCTCAAAGGTAACATCGGTAAATCATGGTTTGATCAAACGAAACTTTTTGAAGAGTGGGGCGGAACTATCATCGTTAACACCAACTGTATCGTTCCTCCAAAATCAAACTCAACTTATATCGATAGACTCTATACTTACGACATCGTAGGCATCAAAGAGGGCAAAAAAATCCAAAACAATGACTTTAGTGAAGTTATCGCTCAAACATTAGCACTTCCCGATGTAACAGGCTTTGACAGTGAAGAGACACTCGTAACAGGTCACCACTATAAAACCATCCTTGGTCTTGCGCCTCAAATTCTTGAAGCAGTTCAAGCAGGTAAAATCAGCCAGTTTTTTGTCATCGCAGGTTGTGATGCTCCAGGAAGTGGCGGCGAATACTACAGAAAAATGGCAGAGAGTTTACCAAATGACTGCGTCATCTTGACATCAAGTTGTGGTAAATTTAGATTTAACGACATCGACTTTGGAACCGTTGCAGACACAGGCATTCCTCGCTACTTAGACCTTGGTCAATGTAATGACAGCAATGGCGCTGTACACATCGCTCTTGCCCTTGCTGGCGCCCTTGGTGTTACAGTACATGACTTACCAGTCTCTATCGTTCTTAGCTGGATGGAGCAAAAAGCAGTTCTTATTCTTCTAGGACTCTTTAGCCTTGGCATCAAAAACATCTACTTAGGACCAAAACCACCACAATTTGTAACTGATGACATTTTCGCTTTCTTGCAAGAGAACTTTAACTTGCATTTGACGGATGACGCGGCATCTGACGTGGAAAAATTACTGCTTAAAAAACCTGCGTAA
- a CDS encoding RNA-binding S4 domain-containing protein: MKFELEDDFIELFKLLKVTGVAESGAQAKMLIEEEQVKRNGEVELRKRAKIVSGEIIEVGGEVIEVEAKIS; encoded by the coding sequence ATGAAATTTGAACTAGAAGATGACTTCATAGAGTTATTTAAACTTCTCAAAGTGACGGGTGTTGCAGAGAGTGGAGCGCAAGCAAAGATGCTCATAGAAGAAGAACAGGTTAAACGAAACGGTGAAGTTGAGCTTCGAAAACGCGCTAAAATCGTTTCAGGAGAGATTATTGAAGTGGGTGGTGAGGTGATTGAGGTTGAAGCTAAAATAAGTTAA
- the hemJ gene encoding protoporphyrinogen oxidase HemJ — MEHYKWLLAFHIIALMSWMAMLFYLPRLFVYHVEHAEKKEFVDVVKIQEYKIYKYIGLPAFWATLTSGLGMILLDPQLLSSGGWIYAKFTVLMSLTLYSFSLEKYRLELANDTCTKDGKFFRAYNEVPTALAILIVGYVITKSFSWAFTLITLGIFAMIIDMILDAKKKS; from the coding sequence TTGGAACACTATAAATGGTTGCTTGCCTTTCACATTATAGCGTTGATGTCGTGGATGGCGATGTTGTTTTATCTGCCACGGCTTTTTGTTTACCATGTTGAGCATGCTGAGAAAAAAGAGTTTGTGGACGTTGTGAAAATTCAAGAATACAAAATCTACAAGTACATTGGGCTTCCTGCCTTTTGGGCAACCCTTACAAGCGGTCTTGGTATGATTTTACTTGACCCTCAACTGCTCTCAAGCGGTGGATGGATTTATGCGAAGTTTACCGTACTTATGTCACTCACACTTTATTCGTTTTCACTGGAAAAGTACCGTTTGGAACTTGCCAATGACACCTGCACGAAAGATGGTAAATTTTTCAGAGCTTACAACGAAGTTCCCACAGCGTTAGCCATTTTAATTGTCGGATACGTCATCACCAAAAGCTTTTCATGGGCATTTACGCTCATTACTTTAGGCATTTTTGCGATGATTATCGACATGATTTTGGATGCGAAAAAGAAATCCTAA
- a CDS encoding cytochrome b: protein MNLKLKNFNILLYTGAIMVVLCLLLLVSGIFLSMHYIPDAEKAFESVHTTIMQEVNYGWLWRKIHALGSTFFFLLLYIHLLGMLYFGFYKHGKTKYWYSGMVLYFCCMVIGFTGYVLPMGQMSYWAAQVITSLLEYIPGAGEDIVLWVRGDFSVSGITLLRFYTLHIVVMPLAITLMVLTHTDFVKWYATTKLSWNRKGLHVSKEERFSKHDITPKEPKPFFSNAILKPLLACTLFLALFFYCVFFHDELAFDALNLTPANPSDTPSHIYPEWYFLWMLQLLKSFFFDIGMIKGSYIGMASLVVVNVGLLLMPLLDRNPRRIPAHQRPYFLAWFWALVVSLIGLTILGKLPSSTLTLWIGLFFSTVLMALFFILPFLSGKESHAKS, encoded by the coding sequence ATGAATTTAAAGCTTAAAAATTTCAATATTTTACTTTACACAGGCGCTATCATGGTGGTTTTGTGCCTTTTGTTACTCGTTTCGGGTATTTTCCTCTCTATGCACTATATTCCCGATGCGGAGAAAGCCTTTGAGAGTGTTCATACGACGATTATGCAAGAAGTCAATTACGGCTGGTTGTGGCGAAAAATCCACGCGCTTGGCTCAACTTTTTTCTTTTTACTGCTCTACATTCATCTTTTGGGCATGCTCTATTTTGGCTTTTACAAACATGGTAAAACGAAGTATTGGTACAGTGGCATGGTGCTCTATTTTTGCTGTATGGTCATCGGTTTTACGGGGTACGTGCTTCCGATGGGGCAGATGAGTTACTGGGCGGCGCAAGTCATCACCAGTTTGTTGGAGTATATCCCCGGAGCTGGGGAAGACATCGTGCTGTGGGTTCGAGGCGATTTTAGTGTGAGTGGCATTACGTTGCTGCGTTTTTACACTTTGCACATTGTGGTGATGCCTTTAGCCATTACACTCATGGTGCTTACGCATACGGACTTTGTAAAGTGGTACGCAACGACGAAGCTTTCATGGAATCGCAAAGGTTTACATGTAAGCAAAGAAGAGCGTTTTAGCAAACATGACATCACACCCAAAGAGCCAAAACCGTTTTTCTCCAATGCCATTTTAAAGCCATTGTTGGCGTGTACACTCTTTTTGGCACTCTTTTTTTATTGTGTCTTTTTTCATGATGAGTTAGCGTTTGATGCTCTCAATCTCACTCCTGCCAATCCGAGCGATACGCCCTCCCATATCTATCCTGAGTGGTATTTTTTATGGATGTTGCAGTTGCTTAAGAGCTTTTTCTTTGACATCGGGATGATTAAAGGTTCCTACATCGGTATGGCTTCACTGGTGGTGGTCAATGTTGGGCTTTTACTGATGCCACTTTTAGATCGAAACCCTCGTCGCATTCCCGCACATCAGCGTCCTTACTTTTTGGCGTGGTTTTGGGCGTTGGTAGTCTCTTTGATAGGTCTTACCATTTTAGGAAAATTACCAAGTTCGACGCTTACTTTGTGGATTGGGTTGTTCTTCTCCACGGTGTTGATGGCACTTTTTTTCATTTTGCCTTTTTTATCTGGGAAGGAGTCTCATGCCAAATCTTAA
- a CDS encoding cupin domain-containing protein has translation MKSIFPEPILNLPQADIPIKGLNAYLSQSSNHQIIFMEFSEDVDLPEHSHASQVGIVLEGKIDLIIDGVKNTFQKGDRYFIPNGIKHSGKIYAGYADMTFFNEKNRYNAK, from the coding sequence ATGAAATCGATATTTCCTGAACCAATATTAAATCTTCCTCAAGCAGATATTCCAATTAAAGGTCTTAATGCTTATTTATCACAAAGCAGTAATCACCAAATTATCTTTATGGAATTTTCTGAAGATGTTGATTTGCCCGAACATTCTCATGCGAGTCAAGTGGGAATTGTTCTTGAAGGTAAAATCGATTTAATAATAGATGGTGTTAAAAATACCTTTCAAAAAGGGGATAGATATTTTATACCGAATGGTATAAAACATTCAGGCAAAATCTATGCAGGATATGCAGATATGACATTTTTTAATGAAAAAAATAGATACAATGCAAAATAA
- a CDS encoding LysE family translocator, giving the protein MNMTFFLSYCLMMTITPGPTNIMILSTVHHHGVSKALLFCYGTIVGFGISLALAAFFNALLSAFIPNIIVVMQWIGSLYMLYLAYQIATMDGKSGSKKEFGSFKKGFLLQFVNPKVILFCLTVFPSFILPYHTTPVELMFFVLVITAIGAFSFFTWIFFGSLLARWMQHYRKSVNGIMAAFLVYTALIISGIMN; this is encoded by the coding sequence ATGAACATGACATTTTTTCTCTCATACTGCTTGATGATGACTATTACCCCAGGTCCGACCAACATCATGATTCTCTCTACGGTTCATCACCATGGCGTTTCTAAAGCTCTTTTGTTTTGTTATGGCACGATTGTGGGATTTGGGATTTCCTTGGCGTTAGCGGCATTTTTTAATGCTTTGCTGAGTGCATTTATTCCCAATATTATTGTGGTGATGCAATGGATTGGAAGTCTTTATATGCTCTACTTAGCCTATCAAATCGCTACGATGGATGGAAAATCTGGTTCAAAAAAAGAGTTTGGGTCATTTAAAAAAGGTTTTTTATTACAATTTGTCAATCCCAAAGTAATTCTTTTTTGTTTGACCGTTTTCCCAAGTTTTATTTTACCCTATCATACAACGCCAGTAGAATTGATGTTTTTTGTGCTTGTCATCACGGCCATTGGAGCATTTTCATTTTTTACATGGATCTTTTTTGGATCGCTCTTAGCGAGATGGATGCAACACTACCGTAAAAGTGTCAATGGTATTATGGCAGCCTTTTTGGTCTACACCGCACTGATTATTTCAGGAATAATGAATTAA
- a CDS encoding ubiquinol-cytochrome c reductase iron-sulfur subunit, which translates to MDRNRRLVNYSLLALTGTGVYYTVGTMFQSLEPPKKALLDAATFIDINALPLNEISYRTWQKKPLFILKKDASLTLDKKRDIKIGDYYYTLMVGICTHLGCVPKYDATVKRFVCPCHNGQFDYNGNALASPVTKPLVIPPFKVHDETIIVGEVGEAYLQLMEASKA; encoded by the coding sequence ATGGATAGAAACCGAAGACTGGTGAATTACTCGCTCTTAGCGCTTACGGGGACGGGTGTGTATTACACGGTCGGTACGATGTTCCAGTCCTTAGAACCACCCAAAAAAGCACTCCTTGATGCGGCTACCTTTATCGACATTAACGCATTACCACTCAATGAAATTTCTTATAGGACATGGCAGAAAAAACCGCTTTTTATCCTCAAAAAAGACGCTTCATTGACTCTCGATAAAAAGCGAGACATTAAAATTGGCGATTATTATTACACATTGATGGTGGGGATTTGCACCCATTTAGGCTGTGTTCCAAAGTATGATGCTACTGTTAAACGCTTTGTCTGTCCGTGTCATAATGGGCAGTTTGACTACAATGGCAACGCACTTGCCAGTCCTGTGACAAAGCCCTTAGTCATTCCTCCTTTTAAAGTGCATGATGAGACGATTATCGTCGGAGAAGTAGGCGAGGCGTATCTCCAACTTATGGAGGCATCAAAAGCATGA
- a CDS encoding YcaO-like family protein: MNILSKNAPLEVSILKMETILKDLGCGITFATEKHPLKNCYSVNLASVEAPNHIYSNGKGTLSGASKASALGEYIERLQTNNCFIDFHLPNRAYYPDQKVFEFGGEYLSPSLYGIYNPSNEMSNEDLVDFNSDYADKIVALPFQSFFGNEQVYIPLNILSNLYVSNGLASGNTPDEAKVQALSEIFERHAKIEIIKNGYALPKYPEDIIATFPKLHADVIELRKAGFIVEVLDASLGGKFPVTAISLINPRNGTLFVSFGAHPILEVSLERTMSELMQGRGVENLDAFEMPTFDMSIVGDTFNLEAHFIDSNGKIGFGFLNATKSFEYAPWNYKGEGSQAEYAFLCDIVKSMGKEIYLREYTYLDFYSCHMIVPSVSEVYPIDDMVYQNRNCGKFIRHAVLNFKEENHETLLETIEPLEDSLNVEKYIGVIFEQNFQMIDLKAQVNLLLENYEEAQMLLSFSQNPMGKLLCEILSLREQRLVWAEYESALWDIFGKEKVEHAMNILDGKAYLIDVSLHQHYVNILDMYDRLEVKKAAIVA; encoded by the coding sequence ATGAATATACTCTCAAAAAACGCACCACTCGAAGTCTCTATTTTAAAAATGGAAACCATTTTAAAAGATCTTGGTTGTGGCATCACTTTTGCAACCGAAAAACACCCGCTAAAAAACTGCTACTCAGTCAATCTTGCCTCTGTTGAAGCACCCAATCATATTTATTCTAACGGTAAAGGCACGCTCTCTGGGGCATCTAAAGCGAGCGCTCTTGGCGAGTACATCGAAAGACTTCAAACCAATAACTGTTTTATCGACTTTCACCTTCCAAATCGTGCGTACTACCCAGACCAAAAAGTGTTCGAGTTCGGCGGAGAGTACTTAAGTCCTTCTTTATATGGTATCTACAACCCATCCAATGAGATGAGCAACGAAGACTTAGTCGACTTTAACAGTGACTATGCTGATAAGATCGTCGCACTCCCGTTTCAAAGCTTTTTTGGAAATGAGCAAGTTTACATTCCTTTAAATATCCTCAGTAATCTTTATGTGAGCAACGGACTTGCGAGCGGAAACACGCCTGATGAAGCCAAAGTGCAAGCACTAAGTGAAATTTTTGAACGTCATGCCAAAATTGAGATCATCAAAAACGGTTACGCACTTCCAAAGTACCCAGAAGATATCATCGCTACTTTTCCGAAACTGCATGCGGATGTGATAGAGCTTAGAAAAGCGGGCTTCATCGTTGAAGTGCTTGATGCCTCTTTGGGTGGCAAATTTCCTGTAACAGCTATCTCACTTATCAACCCACGCAATGGGACATTGTTTGTCTCTTTTGGCGCGCACCCTATTTTGGAAGTGAGCCTAGAGCGCACCATGAGTGAACTAATGCAAGGACGAGGCGTCGAAAATCTTGACGCTTTTGAAATGCCGACATTTGACATGAGCATCGTAGGCGACACGTTCAACCTTGAAGCGCATTTCATCGATTCTAACGGTAAAATTGGCTTTGGCTTTTTAAATGCTACCAAAAGTTTTGAGTATGCCCCGTGGAATTATAAGGGCGAGGGAAGCCAAGCAGAATACGCCTTTTTGTGTGACATCGTCAAGTCAATGGGCAAAGAGATTTATCTACGTGAGTACACCTACTTAGACTTCTACTCATGCCACATGATCGTACCAAGTGTTTCTGAGGTTTACCCAATCGATGACATGGTCTACCAAAATCGTAACTGCGGTAAATTTATCCGTCATGCTGTGCTCAACTTCAAAGAAGAAAATCACGAAACGCTTTTAGAAACCATCGAGCCTTTAGAAGATTCACTCAATGTGGAAAAATACATCGGCGTCATTTTCGAGCAAAACTTTCAGATGATCGACCTCAAAGCGCAAGTCAATCTACTTTTGGAAAATTACGAAGAGGCACAAATGCTCCTCTCGTTTAGTCAAAATCCAATGGGTAAACTTCTCTGCGAAATCCTCTCATTGAGAGAACAAAGACTTGTCTGGGCAGAATACGAAAGTGCCCTATGGGACATTTTTGGAAAAGAGAAAGTCGAACATGCCATGAATATCTTGGATGGTAAAGCCTACCTCATCGACGTAAGCCTGCACCAACACTATGTTAACATCCTCGATATGTACGATAGACTCGAAGTTAAAAAAGCTGCTATCGTCGCTTAA
- a CDS encoding PLP-dependent aminotransferase family protein, protein MSDITFDHLPLTWKPKIIPSHKPFYIALAEQLEADIKNGNLLPGTKLPPQRELAYVLDVNVSTISRAFKLCTQKGLLCGTIGSGTVVSYDSLTNLSLIPKQTSFPLIEMGSMIPDENTYDEITQVIKEMLKEAEFGRLFGYGTFMATHWQKEAAVKFLAHMGCHSTVDTILPSQGGQNAIVAILAGLFKSGDRIGTDPLTYPGLKSAANMLGIQLVPIRHIEHEMSEESLILACENEKIKGIYTMPEYQNPTTHLMSEACKKMIARVAKQRDIIIIEDGIHSLLNETPRSTIASYAPEQTFYIASLSKIVAPGLRLAYIVTPSRYKNALTNAIYNLNITHSPFLLELASRMMASGKALKLVQDRRILAKECNHIVNKILGDFDVRGATSSSFRWLVLPEGIDANKIEEEAFNLGVQVYSSARFAVGTTKPISAIRLAITASRSLENLEKGLVILRDLLQKA, encoded by the coding sequence ATGTCCGACATTACCTTTGATCATCTACCTCTTACATGGAAGCCTAAAATTATTCCCTCACACAAACCCTTTTACATAGCTCTTGCGGAACAATTAGAAGCCGATATCAAAAATGGAAATTTGCTCCCAGGTACTAAACTGCCTCCACAGCGTGAACTCGCCTATGTGTTGGATGTCAATGTCAGCACCATTTCACGGGCATTTAAACTATGCACGCAAAAGGGATTGCTCTGTGGAACCATCGGCAGTGGAACGGTTGTCTCCTATGACTCCTTAACCAATTTAAGTCTGATTCCCAAGCAGACCTCCTTTCCTCTTATCGAAATGGGCTCGATGATTCCGGATGAAAATACCTATGATGAAATAACGCAGGTGATTAAAGAGATGCTCAAAGAGGCTGAGTTTGGGAGGCTTTTTGGGTATGGAACCTTTATGGCGACGCATTGGCAAAAAGAAGCAGCGGTGAAATTTTTAGCGCATATGGGATGTCACTCTACGGTTGATACGATCCTTCCATCCCAAGGCGGTCAAAATGCTATTGTGGCCATTCTTGCAGGTCTGTTTAAATCAGGCGATAGGATAGGCACAGACCCACTTACCTATCCAGGATTAAAGTCAGCTGCAAATATGCTGGGCATTCAGCTGGTTCCAATTCGTCACATTGAGCATGAAATGAGCGAAGAGAGCTTGATTTTGGCGTGTGAGAATGAAAAAATCAAAGGCATTTACACGATGCCTGAGTATCAAAACCCAACCACGCATCTGATGTCAGAAGCATGCAAAAAGATGATAGCACGCGTGGCAAAGCAGCGAGATATCATCATCATTGAAGATGGCATTCATAGCCTTTTAAACGAAACGCCTAGAAGTACCATTGCAAGCTATGCCCCAGAGCAGACCTTTTATATCGCCAGTCTTTCAAAGATCGTCGCTCCGGGTCTTAGGTTAGCGTATATCGTGACCCCTTCGCGTTATAAAAACGCTTTAACCAATGCAATTTACAATCTCAACATTACCCACTCACCCTTTTTACTGGAACTTGCTTCTCGCATGATGGCATCAGGAAAGGCCTTAAAATTGGTTCAAGATCGACGCATTCTCGCCAAAGAGTGCAATCACATCGTCAATAAAATCTTAGGGGACTTTGATGTGAGAGGTGCCACCTCTTCGAGCTTTCGCTGGCTTGTGTTGCCAGAGGGCATTGATGCAAACAAGATCGAAGAAGAAGCCTTTAATTTAGGTGTTCAAGTCTACAGCTCAGCGCGTTTTGCGGTGGGAACGACGAAGCCCATCTCTGCCATACGCCTTGCCATTACCGCTTCGAGAAGTTTAGAAAATTTGGAGAAAGGTTTGGTGATTTTAAGAGATTTACTTCAAAAGGCATAA